One Cyanobacteria bacterium FACHB-DQ100 DNA segment encodes these proteins:
- a CDS encoding DUF4437 domain-containing protein, which produces MGEADQSSAFPAATNDFLEAALIPEDWGGDGRGRMNLSGRRTAIAFGNSEAPASEYVPRQYQLFDSHRVPEQAWQIQGIPEQPAICRMLSWNDHGASTAKVLLPAQFEIPAGRFTADLEIFVLSGAIQVGAWKLSKHCYSFIPAGVRVGDWKVLNGESAEVLWMENGRLQYQDLPNHPEARLGEYIPVLDSKLLPWGKTDTAQFIAANKKWLRKAANGGGVWLLALLPHYDGKQMMIQSYNEEAYGLAGWCDIGDYRFAKNHFCYSPSFSTLPRHISEDGGLFFVRVDRDLSQAGTVLSYGHSG; this is translated from the coding sequence ATGGGCGAAGCCGATCAATCCTCTGCATTCCCAGCAGCGACCAATGATTTTTTAGAGGCAGCTTTAATCCCAGAAGACTGGGGTGGAGACGGTCGAGGACGGATGAATTTGTCTGGACGACGAACGGCGATTGCCTTCGGCAACAGCGAAGCTCCCGCTTCAGAGTATGTGCCTCGTCAATATCAACTCTTTGATAGTCATCGTGTCCCTGAACAAGCGTGGCAAATTCAGGGAATACCAGAGCAGCCTGCGATCTGCCGAATGCTTTCCTGGAATGATCATGGCGCATCGACAGCCAAAGTTTTGCTGCCAGCCCAATTTGAAATTCCTGCAGGCAGATTCACAGCAGACTTGGAGATCTTTGTGCTGAGCGGTGCGATTCAAGTGGGAGCATGGAAACTCAGCAAGCACTGCTACTCTTTCATTCCAGCAGGAGTGAGAGTCGGAGACTGGAAAGTGCTAAACGGTGAAAGCGCGGAAGTTTTATGGATGGAAAATGGTCGTCTCCAGTATCAAGATTTGCCGAATCATCCAGAAGCTAGACTCGGTGAGTACATTCCTGTATTGGATAGCAAATTGCTGCCTTGGGGAAAGACAGACACAGCACAATTTATCGCAGCAAACAAGAAGTGGCTGAGAAAAGCAGCGAATGGAGGTGGAGTGTGGTTACTCGCCCTTTTGCCACATTATGACGGCAAGCAGATGATGATTCAGTCCTATAACGAAGAGGCATATGGCTTGGCGGGATGGTGCGATATCGGCGACTACAGATTCGCCAAAAATCACTTTTGCTATAGCCCCAGCTTTAGCACACTTCCCAGACATATCTCAGAAGATGGTGGTTTATTCTTTGTCCGGGTCGATAGAGATTTATCCCAAGCTGGAACGGTTTTGTCCTATGGTCATTCAGGCTGA
- a CDS encoding DUF2029 domain-containing protein: MRIKLARPTSNTLRIELIFVSLLFIAFLFLVRKYQQYDISIYYDYSLNLLKGQFPYTDFNFEYPPLALLPIALPQLPSVVQPLNFTAYAILLFIQNAFFSHLIAVVLSRIIAAWQTKKAAIRTISFYAALIVPNLIVVFCRYDIFAALLTVIAFWAVLKQRPTQAGIWLGLGIAAKLYPVALIPIFSIYYFTKRQYQASAKFLLGNILTVAVIFLPFALAAQEKFFSFLTYHRQRGLHIETLPGGILLLLSKFGFIDASFELNYGAFHFTSEIATPILKVLPILTWSLLGITLFYCVKGFRQEYAASGEITYRTLATYITITLLVFMITAKVFSPQYLVWVLPFLPLLRLNRITIAFITAISVTTFLVYPVLYGRLLNLRIIALFVLNIRNVLIAAFAAYLLVDQSRNLSREAKKTSVEKAFTAQ, encoded by the coding sequence ATGAGAATAAAATTGGCAAGACCGACTTCTAACACACTGCGAATCGAACTCATTTTTGTATCGCTGTTATTCATTGCATTTCTATTTCTAGTGCGTAAGTATCAGCAATACGATATCAGCATTTATTACGACTATTCGCTCAACTTGTTAAAAGGACAATTTCCTTATACTGATTTCAATTTTGAATATCCTCCTTTGGCGCTGTTACCGATCGCTCTTCCCCAATTGCCTAGCGTTGTGCAACCGCTGAATTTTACAGCGTATGCAATTCTTCTATTTATTCAAAATGCTTTTTTTAGCCACTTGATTGCAGTCGTACTTTCGCGAATTATTGCGGCTTGGCAGACTAAAAAAGCCGCGATTAGAACGATCTCTTTCTACGCAGCACTGATTGTGCCTAACCTTATCGTTGTGTTTTGTCGATATGATATCTTCGCAGCGCTTTTAACTGTGATTGCATTTTGGGCTGTCCTAAAACAGCGCCCAACTCAGGCGGGAATTTGGTTAGGATTGGGAATTGCTGCAAAACTTTATCCAGTCGCTCTAATTCCTATCTTTTCGATTTACTACTTCACAAAGCGGCAATATCAAGCTAGCGCAAAATTTTTACTTGGCAACATTCTCACCGTTGCTGTGATTTTTTTACCTTTTGCATTAGCTGCACAAGAAAAGTTCTTCAGCTTTCTGACTTATCACCGACAACGAGGACTACACATCGAGACCTTACCGGGTGGAATTCTGCTACTGTTGAGCAAGTTCGGCTTCATTGATGCTTCCTTTGAGCTAAACTATGGAGCCTTTCATTTCACATCAGAGATTGCGACTCCAATCCTCAAAGTTCTACCCATACTCACTTGGAGCTTATTAGGAATTACGCTGTTTTATTGCGTAAAAGGATTTCGGCAGGAATACGCAGCAAGTGGAGAAATCACATACAGAACTCTAGCAACTTACATCACAATCACGCTGCTTGTGTTTATGATTACTGCTAAAGTTTTCTCACCCCAATATCTCGTTTGGGTGTTACCCTTTCTACCGCTCTTGCGATTAAATCGAATTACGATTGCCTTTATTACCGCAATCTCTGTGACAACTTTTCTGGTGTATCCAGTGTTATATGGTAGATTGCTTAATTTGAGAATCATTGCGCTTTTTGTTCTCAATATTCGTAATGTTCTAATCGCTGCATTCGCAGCCTACTTGCTAGTCGATCAGAGCCGCAATTTGTCTAGAGAAGCAAAGAAAACAAGCGTAGAGAAAGCCTTTACTGCTCAGTAG
- a CDS encoding zinc-binding dehydrogenase produces the protein MPSRTYKKLVAQRFSDDFRSAIALEELPIPVLNPGEVLIRNKFAGINAGFDTLLCKGNVPYVNLTPPFDLGVEAVGEVVAIAQDVHTLKVGDAVATTVRGGGYREYQAIAANLAVKIRAATPEVLTLMPTGVSALVALEQVGEMTSEGIVLVTAAAGGVGHIAVQLAKLAGNHVIGICGSEAKVKLLKSLGCDRIINYRTETLDTVLQQEYPNGINLVFDCIGKQVFDTCVNHLAIRGRLVVVGFISEYMSDLESVTQPRIYQKLFWKSASVRGFLMPHFAEFAEEARERLLDLFYANKLKVAVDSTLFNGIESIPDAVEYLLSGQNCGKVVVRFQK, from the coding sequence ATGCCTTCTAGAACCTACAAAAAGCTTGTTGCTCAACGCTTCAGCGATGATTTCCGTTCGGCGATCGCCCTTGAAGAACTGCCGATTCCTGTCCTGAATCCTGGAGAAGTTCTAATTCGCAACAAGTTCGCTGGCATCAATGCTGGATTTGATACTTTGCTTTGTAAAGGAAACGTTCCCTATGTGAATCTTACGCCACCCTTTGATCTAGGTGTCGAAGCCGTGGGCGAAGTGGTCGCGATCGCTCAAGATGTTCATACCCTGAAAGTTGGAGATGCTGTTGCAACCACAGTCCGAGGGGGAGGCTATCGGGAGTATCAAGCGATCGCGGCAAATCTAGCTGTGAAAATTCGTGCGGCTACGCCTGAAGTTTTAACCCTAATGCCGACCGGAGTTTCAGCCCTGGTCGCACTTGAGCAAGTGGGAGAAATGACGAGCGAAGGAATTGTTTTAGTCACGGCAGCAGCAGGCGGAGTCGGACATATTGCGGTACAACTCGCCAAGTTAGCTGGAAATCATGTGATTGGGATTTGCGGCTCTGAGGCGAAGGTGAAATTATTAAAGAGTTTGGGCTGCGATCGCATTATTAACTACCGAACCGAAACACTCGATACAGTTCTTCAACAAGAATATCCCAATGGAATCAATTTAGTTTTTGATTGTATTGGTAAGCAGGTCTTTGATACTTGCGTGAATCATTTAGCCATACGAGGGCGATTAGTAGTGGTGGGTTTTATTTCCGAGTATATGAGTGATTTAGAATCTGTTACTCAACCTCGAATTTATCAGAAGTTGTTTTGGAAATCGGCTTCGGTGCGTGGTTTTTTGATGCCGCATTTCGCCGAATTTGCAGAGGAAGCCCGCGAGCGCTTACTCGATTTGTTTTACGCAAATAAGCTCAAGGTTGCAGTTGACTCTACCCTTTTTAATGGCATTGAGTCGATTCCAGATGCCGTAGAATACCTATTGAGTGGTCAAAATTGCGGTAAGGTCGTCGTGAGGTTCCAAAAATGA
- a CDS encoding aldehyde dehydrogenase family protein, translating to MPQIPVRNPRTGNVDAWIMPPISADLSQQCDRLRLAQPAWQSAGLGQRIAALQQWKHAIQQHSEPLIQALVADTGRLDISALEVDSVLSSLDRWCQLAPELLQEIEKPTAIPFIHLQQDSVPYPLVGVISPWNFPLLLSLIDTIPALLAGCAVIVKPSEIAPRFINPLLDTVNEVPELRDILTFVEGDGDTGAALIEQVDLICFTGSIKTGRQVGEAAAKRFIPAFLELGGKDPAIILKSADLDLATSAILWGSVVNTGQSCLSIERIYVDQAIVQPFTEQLIAKATQLKLAYPTLNDGEIGPIIAERQAAIIADHLQDAINKGAIVQCGGKIETLDGGLWCYPTVLTEVNHTMKIMTEETFAPIMPIMPFATVEEAIELANDTIYGLGAAVFAGSTSEALEVGDRIQAGAISINDAALTALIHEGEKNAFHYSGIGGSRMGAAALKRFMRKKAYLIKTKPVFNPWWYV from the coding sequence ATGCCTCAGATTCCTGTTCGCAATCCTCGCACTGGTAACGTCGATGCCTGGATTATGCCTCCTATTTCAGCAGACCTTTCTCAACAGTGCGATCGCCTGCGTTTGGCTCAACCTGCTTGGCAATCCGCTGGGTTAGGGCAGCGAATTGCAGCCTTGCAGCAGTGGAAACATGCGATTCAACAGCATTCCGAGCCATTAATTCAGGCATTAGTCGCAGATACAGGACGATTGGACATTTCGGCATTAGAAGTTGATTCGGTGCTGTCGAGTCTCGATCGCTGGTGTCAACTCGCTCCAGAACTATTACAGGAAATCGAGAAGCCTACAGCAATTCCATTTATTCACCTACAGCAGGATTCTGTTCCCTATCCGCTTGTGGGTGTGATCAGTCCGTGGAATTTCCCATTGTTGTTATCTCTGATTGATACGATTCCAGCCTTATTAGCGGGTTGTGCTGTGATTGTCAAACCCAGTGAGATTGCGCCTCGTTTCATCAACCCATTACTCGATACCGTCAATGAAGTTCCTGAACTACGAGACATCTTGACTTTTGTTGAGGGGGATGGAGACACAGGAGCCGCCTTAATCGAGCAAGTTGACTTAATCTGCTTTACAGGCAGTATAAAAACTGGGCGACAGGTGGGAGAAGCTGCCGCAAAACGATTCATTCCAGCATTTTTAGAGCTTGGAGGAAAAGATCCAGCGATCATTCTAAAGTCCGCAGATCTCGACCTTGCAACTTCCGCAATTCTATGGGGTTCAGTGGTGAATACCGGACAATCTTGTTTGTCGATTGAGCGAATTTATGTCGATCAAGCCATTGTTCAACCCTTCACCGAGCAACTGATTGCCAAAGCAACACAACTTAAATTAGCTTATCCAACCCTTAATGATGGTGAAATTGGCCCGATTATTGCCGAACGACAAGCAGCAATCATTGCAGATCACCTACAAGATGCGATCAACAAGGGCGCGATCGTGCAGTGTGGTGGAAAGATTGAGACTTTAGACGGTGGTTTATGGTGCTACCCCACAGTTTTAACTGAGGTAAACCACACCATGAAAATCATGACCGAAGAAACATTTGCGCCGATTATGCCCATTATGCCTTTTGCAACGGTTGAAGAAGCGATCGAGCTTGCAAATGACACAATTTATGGTTTAGGTGCAGCCGTATTCGCAGGCTCAACCTCAGAAGCATTGGAAGTTGGCGATCGTATTCAAGCAGGCGCAATCAGTATTAATGATGCAGCCCTCACAGCTTTGATTCACGAAGGAGAAAAGAATGCGTTTCACTACTCTGGAATAGGAGGCTCACGCATGGGAGCCGCAGCCCTAAAACGTTTTATGCGAAAGAAAGCGTATTTGATTAAAACAAAGCCTGTGTTTAATCCTTGGTGGTATGTATAG
- a CDS encoding DUF3598 domain-containing protein — MLDIRTEMPVLARHEGDWIGTYTLIDCNGTILDRHHSHLTCEFPQDDLSSYYQINRYTWDNGKQEEHRFPGAYCDKKLWFDTERIKGHAWEVDDSTVILWFSYKSIPDFYLYEMIQISPCNNYRARTWHWFKNNQIYQRTLIQEERQRPSQPE, encoded by the coding sequence ATGTTAGATATTCGGACTGAAATGCCGGTTCTTGCTCGACACGAAGGCGACTGGATTGGAACTTATACCTTGATCGACTGTAACGGAACCATTCTCGATCGACATCACTCTCATCTCACCTGTGAATTTCCCCAAGATGACCTGTCATCCTACTATCAAATCAATCGCTACACCTGGGACAACGGCAAGCAAGAAGAACATCGCTTTCCCGGAGCCTACTGCGATAAAAAGCTGTGGTTTGATACAGAGCGTATTAAAGGTCATGCTTGGGAAGTTGATGATTCCACGGTAATTCTTTGGTTCAGTTACAAATCAATTCCAGACTTTTACCTTTATGAAATGATCCAAATTAGTCCTTGTAACAACTATCGCGCTCGCACTTGGCATTGGTTCAAAAATAACCAAATCTATCAACGCACGCTCATTCAAGAAGAGCGACAACGCCCAAGTCAGCCTGAATGA
- a CDS encoding nuclear transport factor 2 family protein, translating into MTIESVNTLAVARQAFAHFEHGLATGEWQAFFDMLTDDFSFWFPLGKFHGLNVGKARAIEFFNYVSEVYETGLKLTLDRVTSNETTVVFEFRDEGLMWGNPYKNRVAVSFDVRGNQICGYREYLGSDGKSN; encoded by the coding sequence ATGACTATAGAATCAGTCAATACATTAGCCGTTGCTCGACAAGCCTTTGCGCATTTTGAACATGGACTTGCAACGGGGGAGTGGCAAGCCTTCTTCGATATGCTCACCGATGATTTTTCATTTTGGTTTCCGTTGGGCAAATTTCATGGATTAAATGTTGGAAAAGCAAGAGCGATCGAGTTTTTCAACTATGTTTCCGAAGTGTATGAAACGGGGTTGAAATTGACGCTCGATCGCGTAACCAGTAACGAAACGACCGTTGTATTTGAATTTCGCGACGAGGGATTGATGTGGGGAAATCCTTACAAAAATCGCGTCGCAGTCTCTTTTGATGTCCGGGGTAATCAAATCTGCGGCTATCGAGAATATTTAGGCAGCGACGGCAAATCTAACTGA